One window of Nitrososphaerales archaeon genomic DNA carries:
- the pheA gene encoding prephenate dehydratase gives MKVAFQGERGAYSEMAALHHFGSDIEVVPCKTFADVFDIIEESKVDYAVVPIENSIEGSVNETYDLLISTRKMVCNEIYFRVIHCLISYTDSELSKIKAVYSHPQALAQCRNFLNKHAMMPIPFYDTAGSVKMLKEFPIENAGAIASERAAETYGMKIIVKGIEDSKNNYTRFIVLADRDSEPSGDDKTLAIFSTKHVPGALHKAIGEFASRNINLTMIMSRPTKEKPWEYNFYVDFEGHRKDAKVRECLERLKDSTEFLKLLGSYPKSRQ, from the coding sequence TTGAAAGTCGCTTTCCAAGGAGAGCGTGGGGCTTACAGCGAGATGGCGGCCCTGCATCACTTTGGCTCGGACATAGAAGTGGTACCATGCAAAACTTTTGCGGACGTTTTTGATATCATTGAAGAGAGCAAGGTTGACTATGCTGTCGTTCCCATAGAGAATTCAATAGAAGGCAGTGTGAACGAAACCTATGATCTGCTAATTAGCACAAGAAAGATGGTGTGCAACGAAATATATTTTCGGGTTATTCATTGCCTCATAAGCTATACCGATAGTGAATTGAGCAAAATAAAGGCTGTATATTCACACCCACAGGCACTCGCTCAATGTAGAAATTTCCTAAACAAACATGCGATGATGCCAATCCCATTCTACGATACAGCAGGAAGCGTTAAGATGCTTAAAGAGTTTCCCATAGAGAATGCAGGTGCTATTGCAAGTGAGCGAGCAGCCGAAACCTATGGTATGAAGATAATTGTGAAGGGGATAGAAGACAGCAAGAACAATTATACACGTTTTATAGTTTTGGCAGATAGGGATTCGGAGCCTAGTGGTGATGACAAGACGTTAGCAATATTTAGCACAAAACATGTTCCTGGTGCTTTGCATAAGGCGATTGGTGAGTTTGCATCTAGGAACATAAACCTAACAATGATAATGTCTAGGCCAACAAAGGAGAAACCATGGGAATATAATTTCTATGTTGACTTTGAAGGTCATAGAAAAGATGCGAAAGTAAGAGAATGTTTGGAACGCTTGAAAGATAGCACGGAATTTTTGAAATTATTGGGCTCCTATCCCAAATCTAGGCAATAA
- a CDS encoding exosome complex RNA-binding protein Csl4: protein MVLPGQRIASIEEFEGGKGTYQSDGEIRASMMGKVAFDFKRRVVKVEEMRKVIWPRIGDTVVGFIDVVPGNMVSMRILYINNQKSDAGFTAISLVKSGRGRRSVMFKVGDLVRAKVVSLLNANIHVDFRDANLGVIYTVCHSCGGNVIKVDGRVKCIECGTSEERKLADDYGKVNLLLQGN, encoded by the coding sequence GTGGTTCTACCTGGGCAGAGAATAGCTTCTATAGAGGAGTTTGAAGGTGGTAAGGGTACTTACCAATCAGATGGAGAGATCAGAGCAAGTATGATGGGTAAGGTTGCATTTGATTTCAAGAGAAGAGTAGTGAAGGTAGAAGAGATGAGGAAGGTCATCTGGCCTAGGATTGGCGATACTGTAGTTGGCTTCATAGACGTGGTGCCTGGAAATATGGTTAGTATGAGAATACTTTACATAAACAATCAGAAGTCAGATGCTGGATTTACAGCCATATCTCTTGTCAAATCTGGTAGAGGAAGGAGGAGTGTTATGTTCAAAGTAGGAGATCTGGTAAGAGCAAAGGTGGTAAGCCTTCTCAACGCTAACATACATGTCGATTTTCGTGATGCAAATTTGGGCGTGATCTATACGGTATGTCATTCCTGCGGAGGCAATGTTATCAAGGTTGACGGTCGCGTAAAATGTATAGAATGTGGTACTTCGGAAGAGAGAAAACTGGCTGATGATTATGGTAAAGTGAATCTATTGTTGCAGGGTAATTGA
- the dph2 gene encoding diphthamide biosynthesis enzyme Dph2 — MIRIDEERIFDVLRQRKPRIVAFNGPEGIMRKIQEVADKVSDEFNIPAYIIGDTCYGSCDINFHAAEMIGADILFHIGHSISMDDFGHKVVFIDAFDDISFDFVAEKCASELKGYRALSIVTDSQHLHQVQRVREILENHGFNVIIGKGKGQLNDGQVFGCEFYPAFEAKDMTDAYVFLGQSSFHAAGVALSSGKPTYILDPYFNEIRDVTTFALGLRKKSILSIYKALDARVIGLVVGLKEGQLMLNRVLELKKEFERHGKKVQLIALTEVTDDRLLVFNNIDAFIQVACPRISIDNAFTKPVLSVPQANALIRLLNKESIDDFLKVPHWL, encoded by the coding sequence ATGATACGTATAGATGAAGAAAGGATCTTTGATGTTCTAAGGCAAAGAAAACCTAGAATAGTGGCTTTCAACGGCCCAGAGGGAATAATGAGAAAGATACAAGAAGTTGCGGATAAGGTTAGTGATGAATTCAATATACCAGCATATATTATAGGCGATACGTGTTACGGTTCATGTGATATTAACTTTCATGCAGCTGAAATGATTGGTGCTGATATCTTGTTTCATATAGGTCATTCCATATCAATGGACGATTTTGGACACAAGGTTGTGTTTATAGACGCGTTTGACGACATAAGCTTTGACTTTGTAGCAGAAAAATGCGCTTCGGAATTGAAGGGATATAGAGCATTATCGATAGTTACAGATAGCCAGCATTTGCATCAGGTACAACGGGTAAGAGAAATCTTGGAGAATCATGGTTTTAATGTAATAATAGGCAAAGGAAAAGGACAGTTGAATGACGGCCAGGTCTTTGGCTGCGAATTCTACCCTGCCTTTGAAGCTAAGGACATGACAGACGCATACGTATTTCTCGGTCAGAGCTCTTTTCATGCTGCAGGAGTAGCGCTTTCCTCCGGTAAACCGACGTACATTTTGGATCCATATTTTAACGAGATTAGAGATGTGACCACGTTCGCTTTAGGTTTAAGGAAAAAATCAATTTTATCAATTTACAAAGCACTAGATGCTAGAGTGATCGGCTTGGTTGTGGGGTTGAAGGAAGGTCAACTCATGCTTAATCGCGTTCTGGAACTGAAGAAGGAGTTTGAAAGGCATGGCAAGAAAGTGCAGTTGATTGCACTTACAGAAGTGACGGATGACAGACTTTTGGTTTTTAATAATATAGATGCATTCATTCAGGTAGCATGTCCAAGAATTTCAATTGACAATGCATTCACAAAGCCGGTACTTTCTGTACCGCAGGCAAATGCTTTGATAAGGCTTTTGAACAAGGAAAGCATTGATGATTTTCTAAAGGTTCCCCACTGGCTTTAA
- a CDS encoding Lrp/AsnC ligand binding domain-containing protein → MPKAFVLINAELGAEDSLIKELKNTENVTEVYVVYGVYDIVAKVEADTMEKVKETITWKIRRLERVRSTLTMIVVEG, encoded by the coding sequence ATGCCAAAGGCATTCGTGCTGATCAATGCTGAACTAGGGGCGGAGGATTCGTTAATAAAGGAACTGAAGAATACTGAGAACGTAACAGAGGTTTACGTTGTTTATGGAGTTTACGATATAGTCGCAAAAGTTGAAGCCGATACCATGGAGAAGGTAAAGGAAACCATCACTTGGAAGATAAGAAGACTTGAACGGGTTAGATCTACTCTAACTATGATAGTAGTAGAAGGTTGA
- a CDS encoding tRNA(Ile)(2)-agmatinylcytidine synthase, with the protein MPLLRIGFDDTDSSEGMCTTYLAYGIVGYLLERGAAFIDYPLLIRLNPNIPWKTRGNGAVALHVEVDDEERIIEEVRSLVQNNSHVGRGANPGLVFYSGEIPAVLKKFANIALYDVVSRNKAMEIAKKYGMQAYTFGNGQGIVGAMSAIGMVLKDHTFEIISYRKHENCDKLRELSVESVIAMAERTYPRTYNNYDYKHGRILITPRGPDPVFCGIRGEDPGILLKAFLMLHINEELAGYMIFRTNHGTNMHVMHEFDLSNLRTYTSGYVLGKVESVPYTMEGGHTFFTLKNEQGTALCAVYEPTGLPQLAQRLIQGDLIEIGGGVRRATSKHTKVINVEYIRILHTVPNFRYANPLCKKCAKRLKSDGRGKGYKCEKCGLKDHTAHKIAIEMPRDIKEGLYVPVPKAQRHLTKPLQRYGMEKSTYEDGLIPRWYCRFVSQNLILETN; encoded by the coding sequence ATGCCCTTGTTGCGCATTGGTTTTGACGATACAGACTCTAGTGAGGGAATGTGTACAACTTATCTTGCGTATGGGATAGTGGGTTATCTGCTTGAACGTGGTGCAGCATTTATTGACTATCCGTTGTTAATTAGGTTGAACCCGAACATCCCATGGAAGACCAGAGGCAATGGTGCTGTTGCTTTGCACGTAGAGGTAGACGATGAAGAACGTATAATCGAGGAAGTGAGGTCGTTAGTGCAGAATAATTCTCACGTCGGTCGCGGAGCAAATCCAGGTCTTGTCTTCTATTCTGGTGAAATTCCTGCGGTATTAAAAAAATTTGCAAATATCGCACTTTATGATGTCGTAAGTAGAAACAAGGCGATGGAGATTGCTAAGAAATATGGAATGCAGGCATATACATTTGGAAATGGACAGGGAATTGTCGGTGCAATGTCTGCCATCGGAATGGTACTGAAAGACCATACGTTTGAGATAATTTCGTATAGAAAGCATGAAAATTGTGATAAATTAAGGGAGCTCTCAGTAGAGAGTGTAATTGCAATGGCAGAACGAACATACCCTCGAACATACAACAACTATGACTATAAACACGGACGTATTTTGATCACACCAAGGGGACCCGATCCAGTATTTTGCGGTATTAGGGGTGAAGATCCCGGTATCCTGTTGAAAGCATTTCTTATGCTTCATATTAATGAAGAATTAGCAGGTTATATGATCTTCAGAACAAATCATGGTACAAATATGCATGTTATGCATGAATTCGATCTGTCCAATTTAAGGACGTATACTTCCGGCTATGTACTAGGTAAGGTAGAAAGCGTTCCTTACACCATGGAAGGTGGACACACATTTTTCACATTGAAGAATGAACAAGGTACAGCTCTGTGCGCTGTTTATGAGCCCACCGGACTTCCTCAGCTAGCTCAGAGGTTAATTCAAGGTGATCTGATCGAGATTGGAGGCGGTGTCAGAAGGGCAACCTCAAAGCACACTAAAGTGATTAACGTGGAGTACATAAGAATATTGCATACTGTTCCAAATTTCAGATATGCTAATCCTTTGTGTAAAAAATGTGCAAAGCGATTAAAATCTGATGGCAGAGGCAAAGGATACAAGTGTGAAAAATGTGGGCTAAAAGATCATACTGCTCACAAGATCGCCATAGAAATGCCAAGAGACATTAAGGAAGGTCTATATGTTCCTGTACCAAAGGCGCAAAGACACTTAACAAAGCCATTGCAGCGATATGGAATGGAAAAATCCACTTATGAAGACGGTTTGATCCCTCGCTGGTATTGCAGATTCGTATCACAAAATTTAATCCTTGAGACCAATTAG
- a CDS encoding CBS domain-containing protein, translating to MQVSEIMIANAVTVSPEDTAAKALSLMIENKIHQLPVVEKDSLLGMIYAKRFIGASFFPETTKVKNFVVRTPSVNSNVEIGEVNEIIIKSGLRALPVMSKNKFVGIISETDLVLNQDLGTMLVDDVMRGAIVIPGDSSLSNALSKMKKQNISRLPVIDRDGKLMGSMDTLDIAGVLRVPKERKSGSRTTKLSSGTERIDVRNVSVKEIMHDVTPVALGTRLAHAVRVLKMAEEIIVTHKDLPIGIITPKDIIKRLIPAHGRSMIHISHINDQSAKTEIVTEISKFLKRVNSRFDRIYSVEVAVDRHKNRKYSMHGKMMTTRGLVTAKSVGWDVRIVARELMNRLDRRGTSHKIVRRESPNVE from the coding sequence ATGCAAGTTTCTGAGATCATGATCGCAAATGCCGTTACTGTCTCACCAGAAGATACCGCTGCAAAGGCTCTAAGTTTGATGATTGAAAACAAGATTCATCAACTGCCTGTAGTAGAGAAGGACTCACTGTTGGGAATGATATACGCCAAGAGATTCATAGGTGCAAGCTTCTTCCCTGAGACTACCAAAGTAAAGAATTTCGTTGTCAGAACCCCATCTGTAAACTCCAACGTAGAGATCGGGGAAGTAAATGAGATTATAATCAAATCAGGGCTCAGAGCACTGCCAGTTATGTCCAAGAACAAGTTTGTAGGCATAATTAGTGAAACCGATCTTGTGTTGAATCAAGATTTGGGTACCATGCTTGTAGATGATGTAATGCGAGGTGCTATAGTAATTCCGGGCGATTCTTCCCTGAGTAACGCATTATCTAAAATGAAGAAACAGAACATCTCGCGACTTCCCGTCATAGATAGGGATGGGAAATTAATGGGTAGCATGGATACTCTTGATATTGCAGGTGTTTTGCGGGTGCCTAAAGAGAGAAAAAGCGGATCTAGAACCACGAAGCTCTCTTCTGGTACGGAAAGGATAGATGTTAGAAATGTAAGCGTTAAGGAAATCATGCATGATGTGACCCCTGTTGCACTGGGTACTAGGCTTGCTCATGCTGTCAGAGTCTTGAAAATGGCGGAAGAGATAATTGTTACGCATAAAGATTTGCCTATTGGGATAATAACGCCAAAAGACATCATAAAGAGATTAATACCTGCGCATGGGAGATCGATGATCCATATATCACATATAAATGATCAGAGTGCCAAAACAGAGATCGTTACAGAAATATCAAAATTCTTAAAGCGTGTGAATAGCAGATTCGATAGAATTTATTCTGTTGAAGTTGCTGTTGATCGTCATAAAAATAGAAAGTACTCCATGCATGGAAAGATGATGACTACTAGAGGTCTAGTTACAGCCAAATCGGTTGGCTGGGACGTAAGAATTGTAGCAAGGGAATTGATGAATCGTCTGGACAGAAGGGGTACGTCTCATAAAATCGTTAGACGTGAATCACCTAACGTAGAATAA
- a CDS encoding PQQ-dependent sugar dehydrogenase, which yields MKRRIVLVSVAVAAVGITLILLPTTPVPLPSPTEIGDTGIDVIATGLRVPWAIDFATDGRMFVTERIGNVRVVVDGKLVDEPIFTKEVARVGEAGMLGLALDPDFENNHFIYVYYTYVDDNGNLWNRVVRLIEDVGKVYEEKILIDKIPGAAIHDGGRIKFGPDGKLYVTTGDAAEPGLAQDLKSLAGKILRINADGSIPDDNPFSNSPIYSYGHRNPQGIAWHPITGEMYVTEHGPAGNDEINLIKPGLNYGWPIEQCVAKEFVGPLMCYEVAIAPAGATFYSSNVLPYRNDLFFATLRGAHVEHVIFSGKEIRAENFLDGFGRIRDIVEGPDGYLYVATSNRDGRGIPAIDDDKILRISRTR from the coding sequence GTGAAAAGGAGAATTGTACTAGTATCTGTTGCTGTAGCAGCAGTAGGTATAACCCTGATTCTGCTACCCACAACGCCAGTTCCTTTACCTTCACCAACTGAAATAGGTGATACTGGAATCGATGTAATTGCAACTGGTTTACGAGTTCCGTGGGCAATAGATTTTGCTACCGATGGGAGAATGTTCGTTACGGAACGTATAGGAAATGTAAGGGTTGTAGTGGATGGTAAATTAGTAGACGAGCCAATATTCACCAAAGAGGTAGCTAGAGTTGGTGAGGCCGGCATGCTGGGACTTGCCCTTGATCCAGATTTTGAAAATAACCATTTCATTTATGTGTATTACACATATGTAGATGACAATGGAAATCTTTGGAACAGAGTTGTAAGATTAATAGAAGACGTAGGCAAAGTATATGAAGAAAAAATTCTTATCGATAAAATTCCTGGTGCTGCAATACATGACGGAGGTAGAATAAAATTTGGTCCCGATGGAAAGTTATATGTGACTACTGGCGATGCGGCTGAGCCAGGTTTGGCCCAAGATCTTAAATCGCTTGCTGGCAAGATCTTAAGAATAAACGCAGATGGTTCAATACCTGATGACAATCCGTTTAGTAACTCTCCTATATACTCATATGGTCACAGAAATCCTCAAGGTATTGCATGGCATCCTATCACAGGAGAAATGTATGTAACTGAGCATGGGCCAGCTGGAAACGATGAGATTAACCTGATAAAACCCGGTTTGAACTATGGATGGCCGATAGAACAGTGTGTAGCTAAGGAGTTTGTAGGCCCACTGATGTGTTACGAGGTTGCTATTGCACCAGCCGGTGCTACGTTCTACTCTTCTAATGTATTGCCTTATAGGAACGATCTCTTCTTTGCCACCTTAAGGGGAGCTCATGTGGAACATGTTATATTTAGTGGTAAGGAAATAAGAGCAGAAAATTTCTTGGATGGTTTCGGAAGGATAAGAGACATTGTTGAGGGACCTGACGGATATCTCTATGTTGCTACTAGCAACAGAGATGGAAGAGGCATACCGGCAATAGATGATGATAAGATTTTAAGGATAAGCAGAACTAGGTGA
- a CDS encoding hydroxymethylglutaryl-CoA reductase, degradative, which yields MKSAIQKFYEMNPKERLEVVRRYASLTGDELNILKKCGGLTFSIADNMVENAIGTMSFPLGIATNFLINGKDYLLPMVIEEPSVIAAASKAAKIARVKGGFTASADESLMIGQIQVVELRKPTEAGEQVLKVKDEIIRIANNKSKTLAKKGAGAKDVTFRVIDTAEGKMLIVELMIDVKDAMGANVINTMCEAVAPIIQDVTGGRVLLKILSNYATRRLARASAVFSKEEIGSKVVDDIILAYAFAEADQYRCATHNKGVMNGIIAVANATGQDSRAIEAGAHSFAARHGKYSALTSWWKNSTGDLVGNIELPMAVGIVGGIASVHPLAKLCLKILRVKTAKELAYVMASAGLAQNFAALRALVSEGIQKGHMSLHARNIAMMAGAEGRLVDLVAKQIVDEGNVTTKRAREILKTLKNQK from the coding sequence TTGAAAAGTGCTATACAGAAGTTCTACGAGATGAATCCGAAGGAACGGTTAGAGGTTGTAAGAAGATACGCAAGCCTTACAGGTGATGAACTAAATATCTTGAAGAAATGCGGCGGATTGACATTCAGTATAGCCGACAATATGGTCGAGAATGCCATAGGTACGATGTCTTTTCCTTTAGGTATAGCAACAAACTTTCTGATAAATGGTAAAGATTACTTGCTTCCAATGGTCATTGAGGAACCGTCTGTAATAGCGGCGGCAAGCAAAGCTGCAAAGATCGCACGAGTTAAAGGTGGGTTCACTGCGAGTGCCGATGAATCACTTATGATAGGACAGATTCAAGTTGTCGAATTGCGTAAGCCAACTGAAGCTGGAGAACAAGTTCTGAAAGTAAAAGATGAAATAATTAGAATAGCTAATAACAAGAGCAAAACACTTGCTAAGAAAGGGGCTGGCGCAAAAGATGTTACCTTTCGAGTTATCGATACTGCAGAAGGAAAAATGCTGATAGTGGAATTGATGATAGACGTGAAGGACGCAATGGGTGCCAATGTAATTAATACTATGTGTGAAGCTGTGGCACCAATTATTCAGGATGTTACTGGAGGAAGAGTTTTGCTAAAAATTTTATCAAACTATGCAACTAGACGCCTTGCGAGAGCAAGTGCTGTATTCAGCAAGGAAGAGATAGGTAGCAAAGTTGTTGATGATATAATTCTCGCATACGCATTTGCTGAGGCCGATCAATATAGATGTGCAACGCATAACAAAGGCGTTATGAACGGCATTATTGCGGTTGCAAATGCTACAGGCCAGGACAGCAGAGCTATCGAAGCGGGAGCACATTCCTTTGCTGCAAGGCATGGTAAATATTCGGCCCTAACATCATGGTGGAAAAATAGCACTGGCGATCTAGTTGGCAATATAGAACTTCCGATGGCAGTTGGCATAGTTGGCGGCATTGCTTCCGTGCATCCACTTGCAAAGTTATGTTTGAAAATTTTGCGTGTCAAAACAGCAAAGGAACTTGCATATGTTATGGCATCTGCTGGACTTGCACAGAACTTTGCAGCTTTAAGAGCACTTGTATCTGAAGGCATACAGAAGGGCCATATGAGCCTCCATGCGAGAAACATAGCTATGATGGCGGGTGCAGAAGGAAGATTAGTCGATTTGGTAGCTAAGCAAATTGTGGACGAAGGCAATGTGACAACAAAGAGGGCTAGAGAAATTCTGAAAACTCTGAAAAACCAGAAGTGA
- the hisG gene encoding ATP phosphoribosyltransferase produces the protein MVSVRFAIPKGSIEEPTFRFLEQAWFSVHGKGRTYRVTVNDPEVFLKLLRPQEIPTFVQEGLYDVGITGEDWIRETNADVKILLNLGYGNIKIVIATPKTYDVNSLSDMIREYTSKGKTLRISTEYLNIAADYIKKNSEYRKNFGDRNPVLITPWWRKGDNDKVQLILSFGATEAKPPEDTDAIIDVTETGTTLEQNNLKIVETIMESSAVLVANKNSLQDAKKREKVYDIVTLLKGVAEGRRKLHVFVNVRKENLDQLLKSLPALKRPTISQLSEEGWFGVNTVISKDEFVRIIPTIRKLAQGLVVHEPRGILPLEEISNQEEQE, from the coding sequence ATGGTTAGTGTCAGGTTTGCTATCCCGAAGGGCAGTATAGAGGAGCCTACCTTCAGGTTTCTAGAACAGGCTTGGTTCAGCGTGCATGGCAAGGGAAGGACGTATAGAGTAACCGTAAATGATCCTGAAGTCTTTCTGAAATTGCTAAGACCACAGGAGATACCGACATTTGTGCAGGAAGGATTGTACGACGTTGGAATAACTGGAGAGGATTGGATCAGAGAGACTAACGCTGATGTAAAGATCCTTCTGAATCTCGGGTATGGGAACATAAAGATAGTGATAGCAACTCCCAAGACATACGACGTTAATTCGTTATCTGACATGATAAGGGAGTATACCTCAAAAGGTAAAACATTGCGCATTTCTACAGAATATCTTAACATTGCCGCCGATTACATAAAAAAGAATAGCGAATACAGAAAGAACTTTGGGGACAGGAATCCAGTTCTAATAACACCGTGGTGGAGAAAGGGTGATAATGACAAGGTTCAACTAATACTCTCCTTTGGTGCCACTGAAGCAAAACCACCGGAAGATACGGATGCTATAATAGATGTGACAGAAACTGGTACTACGCTGGAGCAGAACAATCTCAAGATTGTAGAGACGATCATGGAGTCATCAGCAGTTTTGGTTGCTAATAAGAATTCGTTACAGGATGCTAAGAAGAGGGAGAAGGTCTATGACATTGTAACGCTACTAAAAGGTGTAGCTGAAGGAAGAAGGAAACTACATGTATTTGTCAACGTAAGAAAGGAGAATTTGGATCAGCTGCTGAAAAGCTTGCCAGCGCTCAAGAGACCAACGATAAGTCAATTGAGTGAAGAGGGTTGGTTTGGCGTTAATACGGTAATAAGCAAGGACGAGTTTGTAAGAATAATTCCTACGATACGCAAACTCGCGCAAGGATTAGTCGTGCATGAACCAAGAGGTATACTACCACTAGAAGAGATAAGCAACCAAGAGGAACAAGAATAA